In Passer domesticus isolate bPasDom1 chromosome 12, bPasDom1.hap1, whole genome shotgun sequence, the following proteins share a genomic window:
- the CDH11 gene encoding cadherin-11 has product MKEEHCLHAALLCLGVLCYSHGLTTERLSHARPSLHAHHEKGKEGQVLHRSKRGWVWNQFFVIEEYTGPDPVLVGRLHSDIDSGDGNIKYILSGEGAGIIFVIDDKSGNIHATKTLDREERAQYTLTAQAVDRNTNRPLEPPSEFIVKVQDINDNPPEFLHENYHANVPERSNVGTSVIQVTASDADDPTYGNSAKLVYSILEGQPYFSVEAQTGIIRTALPNMDREAKEEYHVVIQAKDMGGHMGGLSGTTKVTITLTDVNDNPPKFPQSVYQMSVSEAAVPGEEVGRVKAKDPDIGENGLVAYSIIDGDGMDMFEITTDYETQEGVVKLKKTLDYETKKSYSLKVEAANVHIDPKFISNGPFKDTVTVKIAVEDADEPPVFLKPSYIFEVQENAASGTVVGKVHAKDPDAANSAIRYSIDRHTDLERYFVINAEDGNIKTIKALDREEMAWHNISVFAVEVHKQHQEAKVPVAIKVVDVNDNPPRFAAAYEAFVCENARSNQQFITISADDKDDSANGPRFIFSLPPEIIHNPNFTLRDNRDNTASVLVRREGFSRQKQDLYLLPIVISDGGVPPLSSTNTLTIRVCGCDGSGSLLSCNAEAYVLNAGLSTGALIAILACIVILLVIVVLFVTLKRQKKEPLIVFEEEDVRENIITYDDEGGGEEDTEAFDIATLQNPDGINGFMPRKDIKPEYQYLPRPGLRPAPNSVDVDDFINTRIQEADNDPTAPPYDSIQIYGYEGRGSVAGSLSSLESATTDSDLDYDYLQNWGPRFKKLADLYGSKDTFDDDS; this is encoded by the exons ATGAAGGAGGAGCATTGTTTACACGccgctctgctctgcctgggggtGCTGTGCTACAGCCACGGGCTGACCACGGAGCGCCTCAGCCACGCCCGGCCCTCGCTGCACGCGCACCACGAGAAGGGCAAGGAGGGACAAGTCCTGCACCGCTCCAAAAGAGGCTGGGTGTGGAACCAGTTCTTTGTTATAGAGGAGTACACGGGACCAGATCCTGTGCTTGTAGGACGG CTTCATTCAGATATTGATTCTGGAGATGGAAACATTAAATACATTCTCTCAGGTGAAGGAGCAGGAATCATTTTTGTTATTGATGACAAATCAGGGAACATCCATGCAACCAAGACACTGGATCGGGAGGAGAGAGCTCAGTACACCCTGACAGCTCAGGCTGTGGACAGGAACACAAACAGACCTTTGGAACCCCCTTCTGAATTCATTGTCAAAGTTCAAGACATAAATGACAACCCGCCCGAGTTTCTCCATGAAAACTACCATGCCAATGTGCCCGAGAGATCAAATGTAG GTACATCAGTTATTCAGGTAACAGCTTCAGATGCTGATGACCCTACCTATGGGAACAGTGCCAAACTGGTTTACAGTATCCTTGAAGGTCAGCCCTACTTCTCGGTGGAGGCTCAAACAG GAATCATCCGAACTGCCCTTCCCAACATGGACAGAGAAGCCAAGGAGGAGTACCATGTGGTGATACAGGCCAAGGACATGGGAGGACACATGGGAGGCCTCTCAGGGACAACCAAAGTGACAATTACACTTACAGATGTCAATGACAACCCACCAAAGTTCCCACAGA GTGTGTACCAGATGTCGGTGTCGGAAGCAGCTGTCCCAGGAGAGGAAGTGGGGAGAGTGAAGGCCAAAGATCCTGACATTGGGGAGAACGGCTTGGTGGCTTACAGCATCATCGATGGAGATGGCATGGACATGTTTGAAATCACCACAGATTACGAGACTCAGGAAGGGGTTGTGAAGCTTAAGAAG ACCTTAGACTATGAAACCAAAAAGTCCTACAGCCTGAAGGTGGAGGCAGCCAATGTCCACATTGACCCCAAGTTCATCAGCAACGGGCCCTTCAAGGACACGGTGACAGTGAAAATAGCGGTGGAAGATGCTGATGAGCCACCAGTGTTTTTGAAGCCAAGTTACATTTTTGAAGTACAGGAAAATGCAGCATCTGGTACTGTGGTTGGAAAAGTACATGCCAAAGACCCGGATGCTGCCAACAGTGCTATAAG ATATTCAATTGATCGACACACCGACCTTGAAAGATATTTTGTTATTAATGCAGAAGATGGCAATATCAAGACAATAAAGGCTTTGGATAGGGAAGAAATGGCTTGGCATAATATCTCTGTCTTTGCAGTTGAAGTCC ACAAACAGCACCAGGAAGCCAAAGTTCCCGTTGCAATCAAGGTCGTTGACGTCAATGACAACCCTCCCAGGTTTGCAGCTGCCTATGAAGCCTTCGTGTGTGAGAATGCCCGAAGCAACCAG CAATTTATTACAATTAGTGCTGATGACAAGGATGACTCGGCCAATGGACCAAGATTTATCTTCAGTTTACCACCTGAAATTATTCATAATCCAAATTTTACACTCAGAGACAACAGAG ATAATACAGCGAGTGTGCTGGTCAGACGGGAAGGGTTTAGTCGCCAGAAGCAGGATTTGTACCTCCTCCCCATCGTCATCAGTGACGGCGGCGTGCCCCCGCTGAGCAGCACCAACACGCTGACCATCCGCGTGTGCGGCTGCGACGGCAGcggctccctgctgtcctgcaATGCCGAGGCCTACGTCCTCAACGCGGGGCTCAGCACCGGCGCCCTCATCGCCATCCTGGCCTGCATCGTCATTCTCTTAG TCATTGTGGTGCTGTTTGTAACCCTGAAGAGGCAGAAGAAAGAGCCCCTGATCGTGTTTGAGGAGGAAGACGTGCGGGAGAACATCATCACGTACGATGACGAGGGCGGAGGCGAGGAGGACACGGAGGCGTTTGACATCGCCACGCTGCAGAACCCCGACGGCATCAACGGCTTCATGCCCCGCAAGGACATCAAGCCCGAGTACCAGTACCTGCCCAGGCCGGGGCTGCGGCCCGCGCCCAACAGCGTGGACGTGGATGATTTCATCAACACTAGGATACAGGAGGCTGACAATGACCCCACTGCCCCTCCCTATGACTCCATCCAGATCTATGGCTATGAGGGCAGGGGCTCCGTGGCTGGGTCCCTCAGCTCCTTGGAGTCAGCAACAACAGATTCTGACTTGGACTACGACTATCTACAAAACTGGGGACCTCGATTTAAGAAACTTGCAGACTTGTATGGCTCCAAAGACACTTTTGATGATGATTCTTAA